One genomic window of Ziziphus jujuba cultivar Dongzao chromosome 4, ASM3175591v1 includes the following:
- the LOC107416119 gene encoding rRNA (cytosine-C(5))-methyltransferase NOP2C isoform X4, translating into MKKARDFFFLATILRSSSFLTLLRPTPQMEDISERYCFKPILRWNPQVEDYFVRAYGPDHFSRISQALTRPSCYSCVRVNTLKSTPDAVIEKLLAILKEKGDVNSTNNVNLSKTDANCNSQSLHNCGKAASEQDGVTNTFKESFHSSSISKCQFPGLDYVLFVRGSGPHKIDYGYADGIPPKEVIVSRKCAEAVLRGAQVFVPGVMACSAHVEKGDVVAVSVAVEQPSADGGWGIGITRGTVMQGLQTDPYYFQRSGLYIGQGKAMMSRSGIFRITQGVAVDICSRVYQLPSFHDPQKGERILDMCAAPGGKTTAIAILMKDEGEIVAVDRSHNKVLDIQKLAVEMGLSCITTYKLDALKAVRRRNECDAASNLSCCDDINGMQSSNPVMLQVQKTALEGLTADEALNGSVSNEKANERTYISKADTRKNIRRMRNGPGRNQSIGGRVENSKGFSPNSFDRVLLDAPCSALGLRPRLFAGEETIESLRNHGKYQRRMFDQAVQLVRPGGVIVYSTCTINPGENEALVRYALDTYKFLSLAPQHPRIGGPGLVGHFEFPDGYIEEWLQPGEEELVQRFDPSSSLDTIGFFIAKFIVGSKDP; encoded by the exons ATGAAGAAAGCGAGGGACTTCTTCTTCCTCGCAACAATCCTCAGAAGCAGCAGCTTTCTCACTCTTCTAAGGCCCACTCCTCAG ATGGAGGACATATCAGAGAGATACTGTTTCAAACCAATTCTGCGATGGAACCCTCAGGTGGAGGACTACTTCGTCAGAGCTTACGGACCCGATCATTTCTCCCGCATTTCCCAAGCTCTCAc gCGCCCATCTTGCTACTCTTGTGTACGTGTGAATACACTTAAATCCACACCTGATGCTGTTATTGAGAAGTTGCTTGccattttaaaagaaaagggGGATGTAAACTCCACTAACAATGTAAATCTAAGCAAAACCGACGCCAATTGCAATTCCCAGAGTTTGCATAACTGTGGTAAGGCAGCTTCAGAACAAGATGGCGTCACAAATACGTTCAAGGAGAGCTTTCACAGCAGTTCCATTTCAAAGTGTCAGTTTCCAGGGTTAGACTATGTTCTGTTTGTCAGGGGTTCAGGACCACACAAAATTGATTATGGTTATGCTGATGGTATACCTCCTAAGGAGGTAATTGTGAGTCGCAAATGTGCTGAGGCAGTTCTTCGAGGTGCTCAG GTCTTTGTTCCTGGAGTAATGGCTTGCAGTGCTCATGTTGAGAAAGGAGATGTAGTCGCAGTTTCAGTTGCTGTGGAGCAGCCCAGTGCTGATGGTGGTTGGGGCATTGGCATAACACGAGGGACTGTCATGCAGGGTTTGCAGACAG ATCCTTACTATTTTCAACGAAGTGGCCTGTATATTGGCCAAGGAAAAGCAATGATGTCAAGGTCTGGTATCTTCCGTATTACACAAGGAGTTGCTGTGGACATATGTAGTAGAGTATATCAACTTCCTTCATTTCATG ATCCTCAGAAAGGTGAGCGAATATTAGACATGTGTGCTGCACCAGGAGGGAAAACAACTGCAATTGCAATTCTAATGAAAGATGAAGGAGAAATTGTAGCTGTTGATAGGTCCCATAATAAG GTGCTGGATATTCAGAAATTGGCAGTGGAAATGGGCCTGAGTTGTATAACAACGTATAAACTGGATGCTCTTAAAGCTGTTCGTCGAAGGAATGAATGTGATGCTGCATCTAATCTATCTTGCTGCGATGATATCAATGGCATGCAAAGTTCGAATCCAGTGATGTTACAAGTGCAGAAAACTGCTCTAGAAGGGTTGACTGCTGATGAGGCTCTCAATGGAAGTG ttagcAATGAAAAAGCGAATGAGAGAACTTACATTAGCAAAGCTGACACCAGGAAGAATATAAGAAGAATGCGGAATGGGCCAGGAAGAAATCAGTCCATAGGTGGTAGGGTTGAGAACTCAAAAGGTTTTTCCCCTAACAGCTTTGATCGAGTCCTTCTTGATGCTCCCTGTTCTGCCCTTGGTTTGAGACCTCGTCTATTTGCTGGAGAG GAAACAATTGAATCCTTAAGAAACCATGGAAAGTATCAAAGGAGAATGTTTGATCAGGCTGTTCAGTTAGTTCGTCCGGGTGGAGTTATTGTGTATTCGAC ATGTACAATAAATCCTGGAGAAAATGAAGCATTGGTTCGATATGCTTTGGATACTTATAAGTTCCTCTCGTTGGCACCACAG CATCCCAGAATTGGAGGACCTGGTCTTGTTGGCCACTTTGAATTTCCTGATGGATATATTGA GGAATGGTTACAACCTGGTGAGGAGGAATTGGTTCAGAGGTTTGATCCATCTTCTTCTCTTGACACTATCGGATTTTTCATTGCCAAGTTTATTGTTGGTTCCAAAGATCCCTGA
- the LOC107416119 gene encoding rRNA (cytosine-C(5))-methyltransferase NOP2C isoform X3 — MKKARDFFFLATILRSSSFLTLLRPTPQMEDISERYCFKPILRWNPQVEDYFVRAYGPDHFSRISQALTRPSCYSCVRVNTLKSTPDAVIEKLLAILKEKGDVNSTNNVNLSKTDANCNSQSLHNCGKAASEQDGVTNTFKESFHSSSISKCQFPGLDYVLFVRGSGPHKIDYGYADGIPPKEVIVSRKCAEAVLRGAQVFVPGVMACSAHVEKGDVVAVSVAVEQPSADGGWGIGITRGTVMQGLQTDPYYFQRSGLYIGQGKAMMSRSGIFRITQGVAVDICSRVYQLPSFHDVLEGEIFLQNLPSIVTAHALDPQKGERILDMCAAPGGKTTAIAILMKDEGEIVAVDRSHNKVLDIQKLAVEMGLSCITTYKLDALKAVRRRNECDAASNLSCCDDINGMQSSNPVMLQVQKTALEGLTADEALNGSGRKNIRRMRNGPGRNQSIGGRVENSKGFSPNSFDRVLLDAPCSALGLRPRLFAGEETIESLRNHGKYQRRMFDQAVQLVRPGGVIVYSTCTINPGENEALVRYALDTYKFLSLAPQHPRIGGPGLVGHFEFPDGYIEEWLQPGEEELVQRFDPSSSLDTIGFFIAKFIVGSKDP; from the exons ATGAAGAAAGCGAGGGACTTCTTCTTCCTCGCAACAATCCTCAGAAGCAGCAGCTTTCTCACTCTTCTAAGGCCCACTCCTCAG ATGGAGGACATATCAGAGAGATACTGTTTCAAACCAATTCTGCGATGGAACCCTCAGGTGGAGGACTACTTCGTCAGAGCTTACGGACCCGATCATTTCTCCCGCATTTCCCAAGCTCTCAc gCGCCCATCTTGCTACTCTTGTGTACGTGTGAATACACTTAAATCCACACCTGATGCTGTTATTGAGAAGTTGCTTGccattttaaaagaaaagggGGATGTAAACTCCACTAACAATGTAAATCTAAGCAAAACCGACGCCAATTGCAATTCCCAGAGTTTGCATAACTGTGGTAAGGCAGCTTCAGAACAAGATGGCGTCACAAATACGTTCAAGGAGAGCTTTCACAGCAGTTCCATTTCAAAGTGTCAGTTTCCAGGGTTAGACTATGTTCTGTTTGTCAGGGGTTCAGGACCACACAAAATTGATTATGGTTATGCTGATGGTATACCTCCTAAGGAGGTAATTGTGAGTCGCAAATGTGCTGAGGCAGTTCTTCGAGGTGCTCAG GTCTTTGTTCCTGGAGTAATGGCTTGCAGTGCTCATGTTGAGAAAGGAGATGTAGTCGCAGTTTCAGTTGCTGTGGAGCAGCCCAGTGCTGATGGTGGTTGGGGCATTGGCATAACACGAGGGACTGTCATGCAGGGTTTGCAGACAG ATCCTTACTATTTTCAACGAAGTGGCCTGTATATTGGCCAAGGAAAAGCAATGATGTCAAGGTCTGGTATCTTCCGTATTACACAAGGAGTTGCTGTGGACATATGTAGTAGAGTATATCAACTTCCTTCATTTCATG ATGTGCTTGAGGGGGAAATATTTCTTCAAAATCTGCCTAGTATTGTCACTGCTCATGCACTAG ATCCTCAGAAAGGTGAGCGAATATTAGACATGTGTGCTGCACCAGGAGGGAAAACAACTGCAATTGCAATTCTAATGAAAGATGAAGGAGAAATTGTAGCTGTTGATAGGTCCCATAATAAG GTGCTGGATATTCAGAAATTGGCAGTGGAAATGGGCCTGAGTTGTATAACAACGTATAAACTGGATGCTCTTAAAGCTGTTCGTCGAAGGAATGAATGTGATGCTGCATCTAATCTATCTTGCTGCGATGATATCAATGGCATGCAAAGTTCGAATCCAGTGATGTTACAAGTGCAGAAAACTGCTCTAGAAGGGTTGACTGCTGATGAGGCTCTCAATGGAAGTGGTAG GAAGAATATAAGAAGAATGCGGAATGGGCCAGGAAGAAATCAGTCCATAGGTGGTAGGGTTGAGAACTCAAAAGGTTTTTCCCCTAACAGCTTTGATCGAGTCCTTCTTGATGCTCCCTGTTCTGCCCTTGGTTTGAGACCTCGTCTATTTGCTGGAGAG GAAACAATTGAATCCTTAAGAAACCATGGAAAGTATCAAAGGAGAATGTTTGATCAGGCTGTTCAGTTAGTTCGTCCGGGTGGAGTTATTGTGTATTCGAC ATGTACAATAAATCCTGGAGAAAATGAAGCATTGGTTCGATATGCTTTGGATACTTATAAGTTCCTCTCGTTGGCACCACAG CATCCCAGAATTGGAGGACCTGGTCTTGTTGGCCACTTTGAATTTCCTGATGGATATATTGA GGAATGGTTACAACCTGGTGAGGAGGAATTGGTTCAGAGGTTTGATCCATCTTCTTCTCTTGACACTATCGGATTTTTCATTGCCAAGTTTATTGTTGGTTCCAAAGATCCCTGA
- the LOC107416119 gene encoding rRNA (cytosine-C(5))-methyltransferase NOP2C isoform X2, protein MKKARDFFFLATILRSSSFLTLLRPTPQMEDISERYCFKPILRWNPQVEDYFVRAYGPDHFSRISQALTRPSCYSCVRVNTLKSTPDAVIEKLLAILKEKGDVNSTNNVNLSKTDANCNSQSLHNCGKAASEQDGVTNTFKESFHSSSISKCQFPGLDYVLFVRGSGPHKIDYGYADGIPPKEVIVSRKCAEAVLRGAQVFVPGVMACSAHVEKGDVVAVSVAVEQPSADGGWGIGITRGTVMQGLQTDPYYFQRSGLYIGQGKAMMSRSGIFRITQGVAVDICSRVYQLPSFHDVLEGEIFLQNLPSIVTAHALDPQKGERILDMCAAPGGKTTAIAILMKDEGEIVAVDRSHNKVLDIQKLAVEMGLSCITTYKLDALKAVRRRNECDAASNLSCCDDINGMQSSNPVMLQVQKTALEGLTADEALNGSVSNEKANERTYISKADTRKNIRRMRNGPGRNQSIGGRVENSKGFSPNSFDRVLLDAPCSALGLRPRLFAGEETIESLRNHGKYQRRMFDQAVQLVRPGGVIVYSTIPELEDLVLLATLNFLMDILRNGYNLVRRNWFRGLIHLLLLTLSDFSLPSLLLVPKIPEMIRAIRIINDISYSLLFAHFS, encoded by the exons ATGAAGAAAGCGAGGGACTTCTTCTTCCTCGCAACAATCCTCAGAAGCAGCAGCTTTCTCACTCTTCTAAGGCCCACTCCTCAG ATGGAGGACATATCAGAGAGATACTGTTTCAAACCAATTCTGCGATGGAACCCTCAGGTGGAGGACTACTTCGTCAGAGCTTACGGACCCGATCATTTCTCCCGCATTTCCCAAGCTCTCAc gCGCCCATCTTGCTACTCTTGTGTACGTGTGAATACACTTAAATCCACACCTGATGCTGTTATTGAGAAGTTGCTTGccattttaaaagaaaagggGGATGTAAACTCCACTAACAATGTAAATCTAAGCAAAACCGACGCCAATTGCAATTCCCAGAGTTTGCATAACTGTGGTAAGGCAGCTTCAGAACAAGATGGCGTCACAAATACGTTCAAGGAGAGCTTTCACAGCAGTTCCATTTCAAAGTGTCAGTTTCCAGGGTTAGACTATGTTCTGTTTGTCAGGGGTTCAGGACCACACAAAATTGATTATGGTTATGCTGATGGTATACCTCCTAAGGAGGTAATTGTGAGTCGCAAATGTGCTGAGGCAGTTCTTCGAGGTGCTCAG GTCTTTGTTCCTGGAGTAATGGCTTGCAGTGCTCATGTTGAGAAAGGAGATGTAGTCGCAGTTTCAGTTGCTGTGGAGCAGCCCAGTGCTGATGGTGGTTGGGGCATTGGCATAACACGAGGGACTGTCATGCAGGGTTTGCAGACAG ATCCTTACTATTTTCAACGAAGTGGCCTGTATATTGGCCAAGGAAAAGCAATGATGTCAAGGTCTGGTATCTTCCGTATTACACAAGGAGTTGCTGTGGACATATGTAGTAGAGTATATCAACTTCCTTCATTTCATG ATGTGCTTGAGGGGGAAATATTTCTTCAAAATCTGCCTAGTATTGTCACTGCTCATGCACTAG ATCCTCAGAAAGGTGAGCGAATATTAGACATGTGTGCTGCACCAGGAGGGAAAACAACTGCAATTGCAATTCTAATGAAAGATGAAGGAGAAATTGTAGCTGTTGATAGGTCCCATAATAAG GTGCTGGATATTCAGAAATTGGCAGTGGAAATGGGCCTGAGTTGTATAACAACGTATAAACTGGATGCTCTTAAAGCTGTTCGTCGAAGGAATGAATGTGATGCTGCATCTAATCTATCTTGCTGCGATGATATCAATGGCATGCAAAGTTCGAATCCAGTGATGTTACAAGTGCAGAAAACTGCTCTAGAAGGGTTGACTGCTGATGAGGCTCTCAATGGAAGTG ttagcAATGAAAAAGCGAATGAGAGAACTTACATTAGCAAAGCTGACACCAGGAAGAATATAAGAAGAATGCGGAATGGGCCAGGAAGAAATCAGTCCATAGGTGGTAGGGTTGAGAACTCAAAAGGTTTTTCCCCTAACAGCTTTGATCGAGTCCTTCTTGATGCTCCCTGTTCTGCCCTTGGTTTGAGACCTCGTCTATTTGCTGGAGAG GAAACAATTGAATCCTTAAGAAACCATGGAAAGTATCAAAGGAGAATGTTTGATCAGGCTGTTCAGTTAGTTCGTCCGGGTGGAGTTATTGTGTATTCGAC CATCCCAGAATTGGAGGACCTGGTCTTGTTGGCCACTTTGAATTTCCTGATGGATATATTGA GGAATGGTTACAACCTGGTGAGGAGGAATTGGTTCAGAGGTTTGATCCATCTTCTTCTCTTGACACTATCGGATTTTTCATTGCCAAGTTTATTGTTGGTTCCAAAGATCCCTGAAATGATCAGAGCTATTAGGATAATTAATGACATATCATATTCTTTGCTCTTTGCCCACTTTTCTTAG
- the LOC107416119 gene encoding rRNA (cytosine-C(5))-methyltransferase NOP2C isoform X1 encodes MKKARDFFFLATILRSSSFLTLLRPTPQMEDISERYCFKPILRWNPQVEDYFVRAYGPDHFSRISQALTRPSCYSCVRVNTLKSTPDAVIEKLLAILKEKGDVNSTNNVNLSKTDANCNSQSLHNCGKAASEQDGVTNTFKESFHSSSISKCQFPGLDYVLFVRGSGPHKIDYGYADGIPPKEVIVSRKCAEAVLRGAQVFVPGVMACSAHVEKGDVVAVSVAVEQPSADGGWGIGITRGTVMQGLQTDPYYFQRSGLYIGQGKAMMSRSGIFRITQGVAVDICSRVYQLPSFHDVLEGEIFLQNLPSIVTAHALDPQKGERILDMCAAPGGKTTAIAILMKDEGEIVAVDRSHNKVLDIQKLAVEMGLSCITTYKLDALKAVRRRNECDAASNLSCCDDINGMQSSNPVMLQVQKTALEGLTADEALNGSVSNEKANERTYISKADTRKNIRRMRNGPGRNQSIGGRVENSKGFSPNSFDRVLLDAPCSALGLRPRLFAGEETIESLRNHGKYQRRMFDQAVQLVRPGGVIVYSTCTINPGENEALVRYALDTYKFLSLAPQHPRIGGPGLVGHFEFPDGYIEEWLQPGEEELVQRFDPSSSLDTIGFFIAKFIVGSKDP; translated from the exons ATGAAGAAAGCGAGGGACTTCTTCTTCCTCGCAACAATCCTCAGAAGCAGCAGCTTTCTCACTCTTCTAAGGCCCACTCCTCAG ATGGAGGACATATCAGAGAGATACTGTTTCAAACCAATTCTGCGATGGAACCCTCAGGTGGAGGACTACTTCGTCAGAGCTTACGGACCCGATCATTTCTCCCGCATTTCCCAAGCTCTCAc gCGCCCATCTTGCTACTCTTGTGTACGTGTGAATACACTTAAATCCACACCTGATGCTGTTATTGAGAAGTTGCTTGccattttaaaagaaaagggGGATGTAAACTCCACTAACAATGTAAATCTAAGCAAAACCGACGCCAATTGCAATTCCCAGAGTTTGCATAACTGTGGTAAGGCAGCTTCAGAACAAGATGGCGTCACAAATACGTTCAAGGAGAGCTTTCACAGCAGTTCCATTTCAAAGTGTCAGTTTCCAGGGTTAGACTATGTTCTGTTTGTCAGGGGTTCAGGACCACACAAAATTGATTATGGTTATGCTGATGGTATACCTCCTAAGGAGGTAATTGTGAGTCGCAAATGTGCTGAGGCAGTTCTTCGAGGTGCTCAG GTCTTTGTTCCTGGAGTAATGGCTTGCAGTGCTCATGTTGAGAAAGGAGATGTAGTCGCAGTTTCAGTTGCTGTGGAGCAGCCCAGTGCTGATGGTGGTTGGGGCATTGGCATAACACGAGGGACTGTCATGCAGGGTTTGCAGACAG ATCCTTACTATTTTCAACGAAGTGGCCTGTATATTGGCCAAGGAAAAGCAATGATGTCAAGGTCTGGTATCTTCCGTATTACACAAGGAGTTGCTGTGGACATATGTAGTAGAGTATATCAACTTCCTTCATTTCATG ATGTGCTTGAGGGGGAAATATTTCTTCAAAATCTGCCTAGTATTGTCACTGCTCATGCACTAG ATCCTCAGAAAGGTGAGCGAATATTAGACATGTGTGCTGCACCAGGAGGGAAAACAACTGCAATTGCAATTCTAATGAAAGATGAAGGAGAAATTGTAGCTGTTGATAGGTCCCATAATAAG GTGCTGGATATTCAGAAATTGGCAGTGGAAATGGGCCTGAGTTGTATAACAACGTATAAACTGGATGCTCTTAAAGCTGTTCGTCGAAGGAATGAATGTGATGCTGCATCTAATCTATCTTGCTGCGATGATATCAATGGCATGCAAAGTTCGAATCCAGTGATGTTACAAGTGCAGAAAACTGCTCTAGAAGGGTTGACTGCTGATGAGGCTCTCAATGGAAGTG ttagcAATGAAAAAGCGAATGAGAGAACTTACATTAGCAAAGCTGACACCAGGAAGAATATAAGAAGAATGCGGAATGGGCCAGGAAGAAATCAGTCCATAGGTGGTAGGGTTGAGAACTCAAAAGGTTTTTCCCCTAACAGCTTTGATCGAGTCCTTCTTGATGCTCCCTGTTCTGCCCTTGGTTTGAGACCTCGTCTATTTGCTGGAGAG GAAACAATTGAATCCTTAAGAAACCATGGAAAGTATCAAAGGAGAATGTTTGATCAGGCTGTTCAGTTAGTTCGTCCGGGTGGAGTTATTGTGTATTCGAC ATGTACAATAAATCCTGGAGAAAATGAAGCATTGGTTCGATATGCTTTGGATACTTATAAGTTCCTCTCGTTGGCACCACAG CATCCCAGAATTGGAGGACCTGGTCTTGTTGGCCACTTTGAATTTCCTGATGGATATATTGA GGAATGGTTACAACCTGGTGAGGAGGAATTGGTTCAGAGGTTTGATCCATCTTCTTCTCTTGACACTATCGGATTTTTCATTGCCAAGTTTATTGTTGGTTCCAAAGATCCCTGA
- the LOC125421909 gene encoding uncharacterized protein LOC125421909 — MSSDISENMQYAIDDNDHEVEELEAITEMDGALLRDLLEELENEEIGKNNNNNVINDHKDIAGNEGTYGNVFLKQQDQLQYSSSSSSCSNFYESDCMVDLMEIGDDNNKNKLPSDIDEIGGWYREEDDMVGMVEFGCNYVIGGDYDSQLYYNHGVPPTASYTTSEITYTCLWGDS; from the coding sequence ATGTCTTCAGATATATCCGAAAACATGCAATATGCCATTGATGACAATGATCATGAGGTTGAAGAACTTGAGGCAATCACAGAAATGGATGGAGCCCTTCTTAGAGACTTGCTTGAAGAATTGGAGAACGAAGAAATCgggaagaataataataataacgttaTTAATGATCATAAAGATATTGCTGGGAATGAAGGTACTTATGGGAATGTTTTCCTGAAGCAACAAGACCAGTTACAGtactcttcttcatcatcctccTGCAGCAACTTCTACGAGTCAGATTGCATGGTGGATCTGATGGAAATtggtgatgataataataagaataaattgCCAAGTGATATTGATGAGATTGGTGGTTGGtatagagaagaagatgatatgGTTGGGATGGTGGAGTTTGGATGTAATTATGTTATTGGAGGAGATTATGATTCTCAGTTGTATTATAATCATGGGGTTCCTCCTACTGCATCCTACACTACTAGTGAAATTACTTACACTTGCTTGTGGGGAGATAGTtga